A part of Leptospira congkakensis genomic DNA contains:
- a CDS encoding ATP-binding protein — translation MIPKRAEVGSLLYEWNGAKEIQVEVGIRRGLPQFQILGCASLSTKESKDRIRLALEASGYQFPLETIIINLKPAHIPKRMVSLDLAMAAGILLATDQIPDPPYPIRFLGGLGLDGRILGGKELLPYLWQSPESSEHSICIPATLEKESLPKGRYQFLNHLEDLKNLPITTPSAREVEVPSTTSLDWDTVYLDPYQMKVFQGLLYSLLGNHHSLVLGSPGSGKTMLHRMLESILPPKKNRDTSNQGVWTVEGEFEVPSEKRPFRSPHHSATEVGLVGGGLPFQPGEISKAYGGILYLDEALEFKDRILDSLRMPMEDSYLEIVRLNETTKLKTDFTLMLSANPCPCGNYHSHQTCHCSLQKIRLYLQKISGAFLDRITIFQTLFETTNDRCIKLEELKMRQFILDRFVFRNTRSIPLDEENKIQKILDTELQTKQLSLRKKKQIISLSRTIADWNLSSRTKEVHIWEAVEYCIGYQWIYSLG, via the coding sequence GTGATCCCCAAACGCGCAGAAGTTGGAAGTTTATTATACGAATGGAATGGAGCCAAAGAAATCCAAGTGGAAGTGGGAATTCGAAGAGGTCTTCCTCAGTTCCAAATTTTAGGCTGTGCCTCTCTATCCACAAAGGAGTCCAAAGATCGCATTCGTTTGGCTCTAGAGGCGTCTGGTTATCAATTCCCATTGGAAACCATCATTATCAATTTAAAACCTGCGCATATCCCGAAACGAATGGTTTCTTTGGATTTGGCAATGGCTGCCGGTATCCTTCTCGCAACCGACCAAATCCCAGACCCACCCTATCCCATCCGGTTTCTAGGAGGCCTTGGTTTGGATGGAAGGATTCTAGGAGGCAAAGAACTTCTTCCTTATCTTTGGCAAAGTCCCGAATCTTCCGAACATTCGATTTGTATACCGGCAACTTTGGAGAAAGAGTCTCTTCCCAAAGGGCGATACCAATTTTTAAACCACTTGGAAGATTTAAAAAACCTACCCATTACAACTCCTAGTGCTAGGGAGGTGGAAGTTCCTTCGACCACTTCCCTGGATTGGGATACAGTCTACTTAGATCCATACCAAATGAAAGTGTTTCAAGGACTCCTCTATTCGCTTCTAGGAAACCACCATAGCCTAGTTTTAGGAAGTCCAGGGTCAGGAAAAACAATGCTACACCGGATGCTCGAATCCATACTTCCACCGAAAAAGAATAGAGATACATCCAACCAAGGAGTATGGACAGTAGAGGGTGAATTTGAAGTCCCATCGGAAAAACGCCCCTTTCGTTCCCCCCACCATTCTGCCACGGAAGTAGGACTTGTGGGTGGAGGTCTACCCTTCCAACCAGGAGAAATATCCAAAGCCTACGGAGGAATCCTTTATCTAGATGAAGCTTTAGAATTTAAGGATCGTATTTTGGATAGTTTGCGAATGCCTATGGAAGATTCCTATTTGGAAATTGTCAGGTTGAACGAAACTACAAAACTAAAAACAGATTTTACCCTGATGCTTTCTGCAAACCCTTGCCCTTGTGGAAATTACCATAGTCACCAAACCTGCCATTGTTCTTTACAAAAGATTCGTTTGTATTTACAAAAAATCAGCGGAGCGTTTTTGGATCGGATCACCATCTTTCAGACGTTATTCGAAACTACGAATGACAGGTGTATCAAACTAGAAGAATTAAAAATGAGACAATTCATTTTGGATCGTTTTGTTTTTCGAAATACCAGATCCATTCCCTTAGATGAAGAAAACAAAATTCAAAAAATTTTAGACACGGAACTCCAAACCAAACAACTATCGTTAAGAAAGAAAAAACAGATTATTTCTCTTTCCCGTACGATAGCAGATTGGAACCTCTCCTCCCGAACGAAGGAAGTAC
- a CDS encoding type II secretion system-associated lipoprotein translates to MPLVLLLAFSHCSQRLIKKEKLREINEYYDAKTYSTQEDIKFSQTEVWKKGTLVKIYIESTPSLLKLKVYPVAESRESSLGKLAAYIINDDVKKRQYDLEDIEEWVGKKFTLVESSVKKKK, encoded by the coding sequence ATTCCCCTCGTTCTTCTCCTTGCGTTCAGTCATTGTTCCCAGCGGTTGATCAAAAAAGAAAAACTAAGAGAAATCAATGAATACTATGATGCAAAGACTTATTCGACACAAGAGGATATCAAATTTTCCCAAACGGAAGTTTGGAAGAAAGGGACTCTGGTTAAGATTTATATAGAATCGACACCATCTCTTTTGAAATTAAAGGTTTATCCTGTAGCTGAGTCTCGAGAGTCTTCTCTTGGGAAGTTAGCAGCCTACATCATCAATGATGATGTGAAGAAAAGGCAGTATGACTTGGAAGATATAGAAGAGTGGGTTGGTAAAAAATTCACTCTTGTTGAGTCCAGTGTCAAAAAAAAGAAATAA